From a single Callithrix jacchus isolate 240 chromosome 5, calJac240_pri, whole genome shotgun sequence genomic region:
- the OVOL2 gene encoding transcription factor Ovo-like 2 isoform X6 produces MLNRHLKCHNQVKRHLCAFCGKGFNDTFDLKRHVRTHTGIRPYKCNVCNKAFTQRCSLESHLKKIHGVQQQYAYKQRRDKLYVCEDCGYTGPTQEELYLHVNSAHPGSSFLKKTSKKLAALLQGKLTSVHQEHTSLSEEEERK; encoded by the exons ATGCTCAACCGTCACCTCAAGTGCCACAACCAGGTGAAGAGACACCTGTGCGCCTTCTGCGGCAAGGGCTTCAATGACACCTTCGACCTGAAGAGGCATGTCCGCACGCACACAG GCATTCGTCCCTACAAATGCAATGTCTGCAATAAAGCCTTCACTCAGCGCTGCTCCCTGGAGTCCCACTTGAAGAAAATCCATGGGGTGCAGCAGCAGTACGCCTATAAGCAGCGGCGGGACAAGCTCTACGTCTGCGAGGATTGCGGCTACACGGGCCCCACCCAGGAGGAACTGTACCTGCACGTGAACAGTGCCCACCCGGGCAGCTCATTTCTCAAAAAGACGTCTAAAAAACTGGCGGCGCTTTTGCAGGGCAAGCTGACATCCGTACACCAGGAGCATACAAGCctgagtgaggaggaggagaggaagtga
- the OVOL2 gene encoding transcription factor Ovo-like 2 isoform X4 — protein sequence MPSAASGAAEKAQFTTGTCSDSVVHSCNLCGKGFRLQRMLNRHLKCHNQVKRHLCAFCGKGFNDTFDLKRHVRTHTGIRPYKCNVCNKAFTQRCSLESHLKKIHGVQQQYAYKQRRDKLYVCEDCGYTGPTQEELYLHVNSAHPGSSFLKKTSKKLAALLQGKLTSVHQEHTSLSEEEERK from the exons TTCACCACAGGCACCTGCAGCGACTCGGTGGTTCACAGCTGCAACCTGTGTGGCAAGGGCTTCCGCCTGCAGCGCATGCTCAACCGTCACCTCAAGTGCCACAACCAGGTGAAGAGACACCTGTGCGCCTTCTGCGGCAAGGGCTTCAATGACACCTTCGACCTGAAGAGGCATGTCCGCACGCACACAG GCATTCGTCCCTACAAATGCAATGTCTGCAATAAAGCCTTCACTCAGCGCTGCTCCCTGGAGTCCCACTTGAAGAAAATCCATGGGGTGCAGCAGCAGTACGCCTATAAGCAGCGGCGGGACAAGCTCTACGTCTGCGAGGATTGCGGCTACACGGGCCCCACCCAGGAGGAACTGTACCTGCACGTGAACAGTGCCCACCCGGGCAGCTCATTTCTCAAAAAGACGTCTAAAAAACTGGCGGCGCTTTTGCAGGGCAAGCTGACATCCGTACACCAGGAGCATACAAGCctgagtgaggaggaggagaggaagtga
- the OVOL2 gene encoding transcription factor Ovo-like 2 isoform X5: MRAGSLAFTTGTCSDSVVHSCNLCGKGFRLQRMLNRHLKCHNQVKRHLCAFCGKGFNDTFDLKRHVRTHTGIRPYKCNVCNKAFTQRCSLESHLKKIHGVQQQYAYKQRRDKLYVCEDCGYTGPTQEELYLHVNSAHPGSSFLKKTSKKLAALLQGKLTSVHQEHTSLSEEEERK; encoded by the exons TTCACCACAGGCACCTGCAGCGACTCGGTGGTTCACAGCTGCAACCTGTGTGGCAAGGGCTTCCGCCTGCAGCGCATGCTCAACCGTCACCTCAAGTGCCACAACCAGGTGAAGAGACACCTGTGCGCCTTCTGCGGCAAGGGCTTCAATGACACCTTCGACCTGAAGAGGCATGTCCGCACGCACACAG GCATTCGTCCCTACAAATGCAATGTCTGCAATAAAGCCTTCACTCAGCGCTGCTCCCTGGAGTCCCACTTGAAGAAAATCCATGGGGTGCAGCAGCAGTACGCCTATAAGCAGCGGCGGGACAAGCTCTACGTCTGCGAGGATTGCGGCTACACGGGCCCCACCCAGGAGGAACTGTACCTGCACGTGAACAGTGCCCACCCGGGCAGCTCATTTCTCAAAAAGACGTCTAAAAAACTGGCGGCGCTTTTGCAGGGCAAGCTGACATCCGTACACCAGGAGCATACAAGCctgagtgaggaggaggagaggaagtga